The nucleotide window TTCGATCAGGAAAATTTCAGCTTCTACGGAAAGACGCTGCGCGGACGCCAGGAACTCCCGCCGCGCTGGAAACGATGCACGAACGATATCGACAACGACCTTGGCGAAGCTCTCGGCCAGGCCTATGTAAAAAAATATTTCGGTCCAGACGCGAAGCTCGCAGCCGTGAACATGGTCAAAGAAATCGAAGCCGCGATGCAGAGTGAGATTCAGGCTCTGCCATGGATGAGCGCTGCGACCCGCCAACAGGCACTGATCAAGTTGCAATCCATCACCAACAAAGTCGGTTACCCCGATCAATGGCGCGACTACAGCACCTTGGCGATCGTGCGTGGCGATGAAATGGGGAACACACAGCGCGCAGCGTGGTTTGAGATCCGCCGGACTTTAGCCAAGATCGGCAAGCCCGTTGACCACGGGGAGTGGACGATGACTCCGCCCACCGTCAACGCCTACTACGATCCGCAGAAAAACGACATCAACTTTCCCGCCGGAATCCTGCAGCCACCATTGTTCAGCGCGAAGTCCGATGCGGCTCCCAACTATGGCAACACCGGCGCCACGATGGGCCACGAACTGACGCACGCCTTCGACGACGAAGGCAGCCAGTTCGACGAAAAAGGAAATCTGCGGAACTGGTGGACCGAGGCCGACCGCAAAGCTTTCGAAGAGCGAGCCCAGTGCGTCGTCGACCAATACTCCGGATATACCATCGTCGACGACATCAAGATCAACGGCAAGCTGACCAACGGCGAAGATCTTGCCGACCTGGGCGGCACATTGCTGGCTTATCTAGCGTGGAAGGGCGATACCAGGAATCAAAAGCTCGAACCCATCGACGACCTGACTCCCGAGCAACGCTTCTTTGTCGGATATGGCCAGAGCTGGTGCGCCAATACCCGCGAAGAAGAGAAGCGCCTGCGTGCCACTCTCGATCCGCACTCTCCCGACAACTATCGCGCCAACGGAGTCGTATCCAATCTCCCCGAATTTCGCGAGGCCTTTCAGTGCAAGCAGGGCCAGCCCATGGTGCGGGAAAAATCGTGTCGCGTCTGGTGAGGGTGTTTTGAAAGGGTGCGGCTCCGGCCGCAACGTCGTCGTTGCTCTTGGGTTGCGCAGCGGTTCACCGCTGCGATCATCCTTGCCCTTTTCTATCTTCGGTTATCCGCGTTCGAACGCGTGCTTCCTCTCCAACTCTCCCAACGCGCTTGCCATCTCGGATTCGAATCTTTCTTTCTGATCCATCAGCGCGGGCAACGCCGTCGCGTACTGCCGGGCCATTGTGAACAATCCTTTTTGCGCGATCCCCGCCGCGATCCCGGCAACATGATCGGTAGTCGTCTGCACATAGAGTGCTTCCGTTGGATCTCCCAGCCACACATCGCCACCCACCAGGCGAGTCTGCCAGTAGACCTTGCGCTCGATCATTCGGACCATATCCTCGTCGGTCGCTTTTCCGAATACCCATTGGCTGCGCTTGAAGTCATAGTGCCGGCTGGAAAACGGCAACGGAACCAGCTTCCCCGATTTCACAAATTCAATCTGCTTGCGGTCAACATCTTTGCGGAGCGCGTTGATGATCGGCGCCTCTGCGTCTTTCGGCTCCATCGAAGGAAGCACTTCCCGCAGCGTAGCGGACAGGTTCACTGCGACCAGTGCCCGCAACCCGTCGGAGCCTTCGAGCGTTATCTCGCTATGCAGAACGTGAAAATCCGCGCCCGAGGTTGATGGGTGAAACGGCCATTCCAGCTTGAAACTGAGCGGAAGCCCTTTTTGCGTGACGTAAATCGTCTTTTGAGAAACAGCGGATTGTGTGCTCATGTTTGAAGCCCCTGTCAGAAAGAAACGTCTATTTTACATTCACGCCGGAAAACTGATGTGTGAGGACCGCGATCCGCGCCCGCCTGGGTTTGCGAGCCTCCGGCCGAAAATCGTCCCGTTTTGGTGGGGAATGGGTGTCCCGAAGCAACGTTCCTGGCACAAAATCGCCGCCGCCGCTCACCTGTTGCCGATTCATCCGTCTGAGTTCAGGGGCTGCCATGTCCCAAGGGGTTCTCATGTCCAAAATCACAATTGCTCTCTTCCTGACATTCCTTCTGGCCGTCGTTGCGCTTGCGCAAGGACCAGCCTCGCAACCGACCGTGTGGGCCACCAGGCCCAACGCAGATGCCTTCGACAAGATCGTGAACGATCGGTTGGCGGACGGACAGAAGTCGATCGACAAGATTGTTGCCGTGAAAGGCTCGAGGACGATCGAGAACACGCTGGTCCCCTACGACGAGGCGATCCGCCAGATCAACACGGGAAATTATCTCGCCAACCTGATGTTTCAGGTGCATCCGGATGCCGCGTTTCGCGACCGCGCCAGCACCATGACGCAGAAAGCGAACGCTGTGCTCACCGCGTTATCGTTGAATCGAGATGTTTACAAGGCGCTATCGGATCTGGATCTCTCCAAGACCGATCCCGTCACCCGTTACTATGTGCAGCGTCAGTTGCTCGAGTTTCGTTTGGCGGGCGTGGACAAAGACGATGCTACCCGCGCACGCCTTAAACAACTCAATGACGATCTCGTCGGGGAAGTGACTCTGTTCGAGCGCAACATTGCCGACGATCAGCGCAGCGTGGACATATCCAGTGCCGCTGAACTTGACGGACTGCCGCAGGATTACATTGACCGGCATAAACCTGGCGCAGACGGCAAAATCAAAATAACAACCGACTATCCCGACGCATTCCCGGTCTTCAAATTCGCCAAGAGCACGGATCTGCGCAAGCGCCTGTATTCCGAATTCGACAACCGCGCCTATCCCAAGAATCGTGATCTGCTGATGAAGATGATGCAGACGCGTTACGAAATTGCGACCCTGCTCGGCTACGCATCATGGGCTGACTACAACGCAGCCGACAAAATGGCTGTCAACGGACAGCACATCGCCGATTTCATTCGCGACCTGGACGCCGCATCCCGTCCCGTGGCCGAACGCGAATTCGCCATGCTGTTGGCGGAAAAGCAGAAGGCCGATCCCGGCGCAACGAAAATCTCGGAGTACGAGACCAGCTTCATTCGCGAGCAGCTCCGCCGCTCGAAGTACAACTTCGATTCCCAATCCGTGCGCCCCTACCTGCCATATCCGAGCGTGAAAAAAGGCATCATGGATACGGCTGCGCAACTGTTCCACGTGACCTTCAAGCAGGAAATGAATGTGCCGGCGTGGGATCCAACGGTCGAGACCTGGGAGGTCATCGACAACGGAAAGATGGTCGGGCGTTTCTATCTCGACATGCATCCGCGCCCTGGCAAGTTCAGCCACGCCGAGATGGTCCAGGTGCTGGATGGTATCCGCGGCAAGCAAATGCCGGAAGCAACTCTCGTCTGCAATTTCCCGCAGCCGACCGCGAGTGATGCGGGATTGATGGAGTACGGTGACGTGGAAGTGTTCTTCCACGAGTTCGGCCACCTGATGCACCACATCCTCGGCGGGCAACAGCCCTGGGCCGGGATTAGCGGCATCTCGATGGAAGCGGATTTCGGCGAAGCGCCTTCGCAGATGCTGGAAGAATTTATTCGCAGCCCGCAAGTGCTGGCATCATTCGCTCATCACTACAAGACCGGCGAGCCGATCCCGACCGAACTGGTCGAGCGCATGAATCGCGCCGGAGCATTCGGGCGCGCGAACTCGATTGCCGCGCAGGTCAGCTACACCGCCCTTTCCTACGATCTCTACAAAGGCAACCCCAAGGATGTTGACTTGGATGCCGTCACGCTCGCGGACACGGAACGCTACACTCTTTTCACGCCGCTTTCCGGCACCCACATGTACGCGTCGTTCGGGCATCTCAGCGGATACTCTTCGGCCTACTACACCTACATGTGGGACAAAGTGATTGCCTTGGACTTC belongs to Acidobacteriota bacterium and includes:
- a CDS encoding M13 family metallopeptidase: MSLKNFALLLALVLVSLFSLSAQNTPAPDQPVLDQSSMDKSVDPCVDFYAYSCGGWMKRNPIPPDQSSWSGYGKLQDENLAQLRTILEEASTAPADPVAKKIGDYYASCMDEAAINKKGAEPLAPELKRIANLKTKNAFAEYLATAQYPTALGGSGPLLNFRSTQDGKNSAEVIAEADQGGLGLPDRDYYLKDDDKSQQLRKAYVAHVQKIFELLGDKPEQAAAEAATVLRIETALSKGHLTRVDRRDPQKLYHRMSVQDLTKLAPAFRWKLYLAKNGLGSIQSLNVAVPDFFRTMNAVVEKESLSDWKTYLRWHATHNAASNLSSAFDQENFSFYGKTLRGRQELPPRWKRCTNDIDNDLGEALGQAYVKKYFGPDAKLAAVNMVKEIEAAMQSEIQALPWMSAATRQQALIKLQSITNKVGYPDQWRDYSTLAIVRGDEMGNTQRAAWFEIRRTLAKIGKPVDHGEWTMTPPTVNAYYDPQKNDINFPAGILQPPLFSAKSDAAPNYGNTGATMGHELTHAFDDEGSQFDEKGNLRNWWTEADRKAFEERAQCVVDQYSGYTIVDDIKINGKLTNGEDLADLGGTLLAYLAWKGDTRNQKLEPIDDLTPEQRFFVGYGQSWCANTREEEKRLRATLDPHSPDNYRANGVVSNLPEFREAFQCKQGQPMVREKSCRVW
- a CDS encoding Zn-dependent oligopeptidase; the encoded protein is MSKITIALFLTFLLAVVALAQGPASQPTVWATRPNADAFDKIVNDRLADGQKSIDKIVAVKGSRTIENTLVPYDEAIRQINTGNYLANLMFQVHPDAAFRDRASTMTQKANAVLTALSLNRDVYKALSDLDLSKTDPVTRYYVQRQLLEFRLAGVDKDDATRARLKQLNDDLVGEVTLFERNIADDQRSVDISSAAELDGLPQDYIDRHKPGADGKIKITTDYPDAFPVFKFAKSTDLRKRLYSEFDNRAYPKNRDLLMKMMQTRYEIATLLGYASWADYNAADKMAVNGQHIADFIRDLDAASRPVAEREFAMLLAEKQKADPGATKISEYETSFIREQLRRSKYNFDSQSVRPYLPYPSVKKGIMDTAAQLFHVTFKQEMNVPAWDPTVETWEVIDNGKMVGRFYLDMHPRPGKFSHAEMVQVLDGIRGKQMPEATLVCNFPQPTASDAGLMEYGDVEVFFHEFGHLMHHILGGQQPWAGISGISMEADFGEAPSQMLEEFIRSPQVLASFAHHYKTGEPIPTELVERMNRAGAFGRANSIAAQVSYTALSYDLYKGNPKDVDLDAVTLADTERYTLFTPLSGTHMYASFGHLSGYSSAYYTYMWDKVIALDFFHQFDQKKMLEGETPMRYRKVVLEPGGSVSANDLVKNFLGRPQNMTAFQGWMGEEF